The Wansuia hejianensis genomic interval TGGAAGCGGGGCAGGGATCAGCCGGTGAATGGGCTTTGGAGGGCGGACCGAACGGGAAGACCAAGTAGGGACCGACGGGCATCCCACCCGTTATCCGTCGGGACGCGTATGGATGGTACGTGTAAGCGAGTGGACGTTTTTACGTCAATTTGGGTGGTATCGCAGAAGCAAGAGCTTTTGTCCCATGTATTGGGGCAAGGGCTTTTTTTATATCATAGGAAAGTGCGTCCTATGATATAAAAACCCTCCGGGGGATCGCACTTCGGCGGAGAGGAAGAGTGTTGCAAATGCAACCCGCCGCAGGCGGAGAATCTCGCTTGCGAGATTCTTTCTTGTTACACTGGAAAGCTTTTTGAACCTTCCCGTGTAATATCCCCTCCGGGCGGGAGGCGCTAGGCGTGCTGGGGAAAGCTGTATTTGCAGCCGCATATCAGCGTGCAAAGTAAGAGGACATCTGCTGCTCAAAACATCATATCTTAAGGAGGACAGTAAAATGAAAAATCAGGCATTTATGAAAAAGGTATTAGCGGTAACTGCAGCAGCAGCGATGGGATTGTCTCTGACTGCCTGTTCAGGCGGAGCAGCTTCCGGTTCCGGCAGCGATTCATCGGGAGCATCGTCCGCATCAGGGGCAACATCCGTCCAGGGAGCGTCAGCCCCATCGGATTCATCTTCTGTATCCGGCGGGACGGCGGCAAAGGATACCTATAAGATAGCGGTCGTTAAGCAGATGGACCATGCGTCGCTGGATGAGATTGCCGGTGCGGTCACGGCGGAACTGGACGTGATTGCAGAGGAGAATCATATTACTATTGAATATGAGGTTTATTCGGGACAGGGGGAGCAGACGGTACTGAAGCAGATCGGGGATCAGGCTATTGCGGACGGAGTGGACGCCATCATCCCTATAGCGACCCTGGCGGCTCAGGTCATGGCCGTATGCGCGGAGGATACGCAGACGCCTGTGATCTATGCGGCGATCTCTGATCCGGAGGCGGCAGAGGTAACAGGCATTGATTATGTTACAGGGACCAGCGATGCCCTCAATACAGATTTTATCATAGACATGATGCTGAAACAGAATCCGGATACGAAGAAAGTAGGGCTTTTGTATTCTCTGTCGGAGCCTAATTCAGCGACTCCGGTTGCGGAAGCCAGGGAATATCTGGACAGCAAGGGAGTTGGGTACGTGGAAGCGACGGGTAACACCAATGATGAAGTGATCGCGGCGGCCAGCGTTCTGGTTTCTGAAGGAGTGGATGCGGTCTTCACGCCCACTGACAATATTGTGATGGCGGCAGAGATGGCGATTGCAGGGACCTTTGCCGAAGCCGGGATTCCCCATTATACCGGCGCTGATTCCTTCGTAAGAAACGGAGCGTTTGCCACCTGCGGCGTGAATTATACGGATCTGGGAACGAAGACGGCGGATCTGGCATATCAGGCCATTACAGATGGAATGGGCGGTATGGAAGATTATTATAAGATGGACGGGGGAATCATTACCGTAAATACGGAAACCGCGGAAACGCTGAAAGCGGATTATTCTATGTTTGCCAGCATGGGCGAACTGGTGGAGGTATCTACAACAGAGGAATAAGCCTCTGACCGGAAAGGAGATTTTGTTATGCTGTTTATCACCCAAACGGCTCTGGAGCTGGGCTTTATGTACGCGCTGGTATCCATGGCCCTCTATCTCAGCTACCGTGTGCTGGACATTGCGGATCTGACCACGGACGGCAGCTTTGTGCTGGGAACCGCGGTGGCGGTCTCCATGGCGGCGGCGGGGCATCCGCTTCTGGCTTTTCCGGCAGCCATGGCGGCTGGCGCCGGTGCAGGGTTCGTCACCGCGTTTCTCCAGACCCGTCTGGGAGTACCGTCGATCCTGGCGGGAATCATAACCAACACTGGATTGT includes:
- a CDS encoding ABC transporter substrate-binding protein; this encodes MKNQAFMKKVLAVTAAAAMGLSLTACSGGAASGSGSDSSGASSASGATSVQGASAPSDSSSVSGGTAAKDTYKIAVVKQMDHASLDEIAGAVTAELDVIAEENHITIEYEVYSGQGEQTVLKQIGDQAIADGVDAIIPIATLAAQVMAVCAEDTQTPVIYAAISDPEAAEVTGIDYVTGTSDALNTDFIIDMMLKQNPDTKKVGLLYSLSEPNSATPVAEAREYLDSKGVGYVEATGNTNDEVIAAASVLVSEGVDAVFTPTDNIVMAAEMAIAGTFAEAGIPHYTGADSFVRNGAFATCGVNYTDLGTKTADLAYQAITDGMGGMEDYYKMDGGIITVNTETAETLKADYSMFASMGELVEVSTTEE